The Notolabrus celidotus isolate fNotCel1 chromosome 23, fNotCel1.pri, whole genome shotgun sequence region tttgtgcagagggagccggagaatgaatgaccaggtgcGGAGGACGTCAAgtatgaagaaaaagagagccaaattgCTTGTTTCGGCTTTTTGCAGAGCTGTGGCCGCAAATACGATTGAAAGGTATATTTATTATCTATATTTATTAGGGCCGAGACCTCGTTGTACCTCCATCgacttgctccatcgttgctTATTgagtgacgtgaaagtatcaaatgtgcatcaaatccgcctttgccgttcacactgaggtcacactgaaaaaaatcagatctgtatctgattcaggaccacatatggaagtggtctaaatctgatttaacatttttagtttctatatttattgtccctACTGTCGTGTTGTTAAGTACCTGTGTTCAAAttaccacgtcaaattccttatGTGacctcacttggcaataaagctttcttgattcttgatgtAAAGGAAAGGACTACAATAAATTTAAACCTCATTATGCCAAGATAATTAAATAGTTATCCTCATTTTTTCAATCTTGGGAGAGCTCTTATGACACATGAGAGGACAACATGAAGGTAGAGTAAGAAACTCAGGCAGAGAGAGTGGGCGATGACTGGGTTTGAAGTGAACCTGGGCTTCCTTCGTAAAGAGCTGttgcctctatacatggggtgcATCATTTAACAGCTGAGCTAACAAtcgacttccaccagatccgtgtccgatccgtctccgtgctctctcgtccgtcaacacacaccgcagcacggagcagaaccatcggacagctggagtcatgtaaccgaggttttcccgcggtaataaCTGCATTCATGAATATCCgactcctctcttcatccatgatGCCTTTATTTgcctctgaaaacctttgacctgttgacttctgactccactcatcatgatggtttgttgtagtagttaagtgaaataggaTCTGATGAAAACACTGTTTCATCCTGaaagttaaaggtgcagttggtaggaaaggggtaaaaaaaaaacactatacTTTTTTGTGTCATAATACCTTaagtaattgaagtaatttgagtTTATGCCgatatctctgtgttttccatgccgatatctctgtgttttccatgcCTTTGTATCATGCAATGTTAGtgttccccttgttcccgtcatcacggaccaatcagagctaatctcctAGCCTCtttcctgattggtcgaggGGCTGCCCCTACTACgttgtcctgattggctgggaagccagcAGTACTTCCTCAAAGAATAAGCACGAGAAGAAGGGGAAATCTGATgaggaggggtagtgttgacattcgaaatctctctccgaactcatgtttatatcacgactaccaactgATCAAcaatcttctctgttgagattgatgcgtcgtgctccatcTGATCCGGGGGGCTTTGGCGTGCCGGATCAGGGATGCAGGCGGTAAGCAACAGAGCAgacccagtggaagttaacacattgactagaatagaaacctatcagatccagtgctatGGTGGATCGGAGACCAAccagacactgatctggtgggaTTTGGCCGAACAATTGATCATAGTTTGGGGAAAATaacacacttttctttttttgggtcGATCTATCCCTGCAGAATATTTCTGTgtgacaaagaaacacaaagttcAAGAGACAACACTAGCTGCCTTTAGGGGTCTAGGGGATTATTTCCATCAGTTATTGTTTCATTCTTTAGTGCATGTATATAATGAAGTGATCATTTATTATCTTTGGAGTGAATTTCTGTTGAGAGTTGTTAAACAGCTGAGTCCACAAACCTTCAGAAATACTGCTGGAGACAAATCAAAGTTCTCAGAGTATGACATCAGCGTTTGCGAAGCTTGACTCAGCATTAACAGTCATATAAAATCATAGTAATGCCTCCAGCGTGTCTCTTTAGAGACGACATTTGACTTTATTGCCAACTTAAATGATCAGTTTGGCATTTAACGTGTTCTTTAGCGATTATTCCAACTACAAATCTACACACGATGAGCGCTTCAGGGAGAGTTTGTCTGATTTTCCCAGAAACCCATCACTACAATGGAGTTATTGATGTTTCTGCTCTTGATACTGAAATGATCTGCATCCACAGGACACATCTTCAGCTCTGCCAGCTCCTGCCACAGCCCCATGAAAAGCcatcacttcagtttttgaTGCTGTGGACTTGATACCGAGCTGCTCCCTTTGGCACGGGCTCTGATGGTGCCAtccaaagaggaggaaaaaggagcAAATGGCCCAGCCTTTAATGCTCATCTGAGTCCACACAATGCTCTTATAACAGGAGCCCTAAGGGTCTCACTGGGTGAATAAACCACAAACGTGCATTCCTCTGCAGGGAAAaagcacaggaaaaaaaaaagattaattgatagaggagaggagacagctcTTTTTAgggaaaggaagggaggaagctGGGGGAATGAAAGGATGGCTGGCAGGCCAAAGTGTTAAAGAGGGGAGACAAAACCCTGGCTTCAGTCCTCAGTGAAAGAAAAGACGAGGATTTCACAAGATGATGGactgaaggagggagggagggaggattaGGGTAAAGAAAAGCAGCAGGGACAGGGAATGCCTCCTATTGTAATGATGATGTTTCTGAGAAATGTCTCAGCCTACATACTCTTCGTATTTATAGAAGCACTTAGATATTCATCACAGGCCATTATGGCTGCAGGTTTTTAATGAAGGCTGTGTCTGCTGCCTTTAAAGTGTACCACAAGTTATTCCCTGTGACCAATATGCGACAGGCAGTCACAAGATAGGATTGCATGACTTATTTTACACGCAAACATGAGTGGATTCCtacattttcttcatttaaaaaggtGTTTTAAGAGTATTTTAGTGCTGAGTTTATGCCTTGATttccagatttttttccccacagcCCTCAGATGTGATGGTATCTTTATTTTACCACCTTTTCTTATTTTGTATGCACACCACAAAgccaaagaagagagaaaaaaatcacaggAGCTCACCCGAAGTCCTGGTCCATAGACTTGAAGAAGAATTTGTAGTTTGGCTTGTTCAAGACCTGTTTAAAATCCAGCAAAGTGATATTTTCGGCAGCAATAGGTATCTTCACCAAATACGGCGTCTCCTCTTCGTCGATGTGGTATATTATTTTGGTTTCCGCCATCTCTGCGGTTGGTTTTATTCCTCCCAAAAAGGCTGGAAGTCACCAGAAGAAGCACTCTAGAGGCGAGGTAGCGTTCACTTAGCTAGCTGTGCGGCTAACAGAGGTGAAACTTGGATTCTTTAAACCGAGCCAGAGGACGTGAAGAGAACAAACCCTGCTCCAGAAGCTCGCTGTCCGACTTTAAAGGAGGTAAAAATCGCATTCCCCCTGCTACCGAGGGGCGAAAACCGACGGACACGCTACATTCACACGACCTAACTTCCAACAACTTTTCCCCCAACAAAAACATCCAGGGGAGGGGGTCTGAAACTTTTCACCACTTTACAGAGCCAACGCGGCGTGTGACGTCAACACGTAACCCCCCCTCCTCTAGGTTCTCTCCTACAGGAgtttaaagaaatgaagaaacacgttttaaaattataattataCACACACCAGAATATATGAATTTATGTCACACTATTTTCAAagatttgtttctgtttaaattCTATAGAAGAGGATTAAggcaactgtaaaaaaaaaaaaaaattaagatcacattttttttaaattattgttattctgagaaaaaagtcagagaaagtcaaaagtcagaaaactaattaaaaaaaatgttgaccttaatttctttttctgagaaaaaaagtcagattctgagatatttttctttaatatatGTACATGTACATATTATACATGTGCCTGTGTGCATAATTCTGAATTTGCGTATATTGGTATGTGTATAGTATGATATGTCTCTCTCATTAGACGAGCTGTTGTGCGCactgcttctttttctttttttttgctgtaaataatctgtcaaatttatgttttttggttgaatttgttttgtctgtttttttgtggttgttgtttttttgtcgtttgttctgctttgtcttgttttattctatttgtgttttttatttttatttttatttatttttattctagtgTATTGacattatgtgtgtgtctttatttgaatgtttgtaattaaatttcaaatcataaaaaaaagaattctgagattaaagtcataattcgaacttttatctcataataataaaaaaaaaatattattttgttttcagtggccctaatcctcttccgtagaatTTATGTCCCACTATTTTTCAAGATTTCTTCTGCTTAAATTCAATACTTTGTACTTTCATATTGTTTCTACCTTTggttcactttgtttttttttctcgagTTTGTTAAATTAGCATGACAACCCTGTAAACTATCACTAAAAATAACTGATGTTCCATCTTTTTTGGATGATTTGGCTATTTCAGTTTCagatattattaatattattttattactggGTAAATACCATATCCATTGTGCAAAGTGGAGAAATCATAAGCCCTCCTTTCCTGGTTTTATAAGTAAGGGAtgatggttagcaggttgttatgggaaaagaCCCTGAGACGAAGCGGAGGGGTCTTGACCACTCTGAAGAtactgtgtactttgtccaccactgaaactAGCCCATATAATAACATTAGACTCGTAAAAGGAACTTAGCTAAAATACTACATAAATGAAATACATGATAAATATGATTCAAAACACAAAttatcagggtttttttttttagaactaaAGCAAATGTATTATTAAGTCAAACAGTAGTTCTTAGTGCAAAATATACAGTACAGAAAAGTGACAACACAAACAATATAAACAGACATAATTTATAAATAATGTCATCAAGAAAACAAGGCAAAACAGttacattattttaatgtaatgCAAATTTATGATTGATATagttatcaatctttatttgtaaatcaccaaatcacaacaaacattatctcaagacgcttttacaaacatagcaggtctagaccatactttatgttatattattaacaacgacccaacatcaagacagggtgagactaagttttatctcatcttaatccaccatgagcattgcacctctcagtatttagcaagttacagcggcatggacaaacttccttttaacaggcagaaacctcgagcagaacaagactcatgttagacagacatctgcctcgaccgagttggggttggaaagagggatagaggagaataagagagagagcgatgttAGTGATGAGAcgattagtagtagtagtagtacttgttgtcgctggagtccagcacatccgtatcaCTCATACTTCGATATGAGCTTTAAAACCTTTATTGTAATATACTGTTGCTTTTGAATAAATGCACTGGAGGTAAAAGTAGAAAGGAAATACATCAAACTTTTTGTCTCATATATAATGGTACTTATTACAAAACAAGCATTACCTGTTAACTTCATACCCACTTCTTTGCAACATAAAGTGTTAAAAGCTTGACAGAGAATCAGATGTTTTATAGAATCCTTGAACATTGAGTGTGAACTCATTAACAAGATTTATAGAATGAAGAATCACAATTAACAAGGCTGAAAAACGATCCATATATCACAATAAATGGAAAGAGATGCAACCACACAGACAGAATAAACTaaataattagaggcacaggtTAAAGGCACTATTAAATCACATAACCTGTGGAGGTACATTTATCTGCTATCCTGTAAACAATTATGAAAAATAATTCCTCATCACAGAAAGTGGTCATAAACATCCAGGGGCACTTTGTTGGTGTCTATGAGCAATGAACAGTGTCTAATGTGTAACATatgccagtttaaaaaaaagatgtattaaAAACGTGGAACAGTTGACTGATAATGTAATCACACTTGGAGGAATAAAGCCACATCAGTTTTAAATCCTCTCATTTAAAGTGTGATACTCCCTCTGTTCTACATACACCACTAGAGGGAGCACTTTGTCAGTCTATCACCATGAAGGAGCAACAAATGTGAAGAATTTCCAGTGAGGCTTGGTGTACACGATGGTAATCTGTAAATATGGAGTTGGCCCTGTGGATAGCAACGtaagtatttaaaaatatcCTCAGAAAAATTGTTAACCTACTTTCTACAGAGCCCCCCCTGTCACCAGCCCATAATAAGACTTCATGAAAACTGCTTCTATAAGAGGCTTTTGAGTTctcttttaaagttttctgtttAAGAAATGTGGCCCAAACACAACCCCGACCACGCATGTGATCACAAACAGCACCCAGAAAACGACCGCCAGCAGCTGCACACAGAACAGCGTCTTCTTGCTCTGCTGTATGACTTCCTCTTCTCCCATCAGGCCCGGTGCCGTGCCGTACGGCCGGTCCGGGTGCATCTGCTGAACCCGCAGGCTGACAGTGGGCAGGATGATGAAGCGGGTGTCCCTGCTGTCGCCCTCCAGGGACAACACCACTCTCTGGGTGACGGTTGCCAGGCGAGCTGACATGGTTACAGGCATGCGGAAGGCTCCGGGGGGCAGCCTGGAGAGGATGCGGGAGTTGCAGGGTAAAGAGAGGGCGTCCCCGGCTTCCAGAGGGGTGAGGTGGCGGCAGAGCGGGCAAGGGATGGCGGCTGGGCTGTGGGGGTCAGCGGGGTCAGAGGGGCAGAGCTGGATCCTCTGGAGGCACTCAGAACAGAAAACATGGAGGCACTCCAGCATTCTGGGGCATTTGTTGTACTGGTTGTACTCCTGGTAGCAGATGGGACACTCCACATCCATGGGTTCCCCAGGGGTGGTGCTAGGGACGGGTGCCATTGCAGCTGGGTCTCCCTGCTGGGGAGCTGGGACAACATCCTCTGTCATGGTGAGGGGACGGGGTGGATGGAGTTATCTTGGGAAATCAGAACTGGCACGACAATAAGAGGAGAATATTTAAGAAGCAAACAAAACCTGTAAGACATCCAGATGGTTTTTAAAACTCAGGATCTGCTCTCCCCATGATGCTGCTTTGTGTCCTTTAAGGTTTATGAAGCAGATTCCTCACTCCATGAGTCATTCATCTATTAAACCACTCAGACATTCACCGTCTCACTGCTCCCTTAAACCGTCTCATAACCACCCTGCTCCATGTAGAGCGTGCTGGCCTGCACACTCAGCATGTCCAGGAAGcgaggaaataaaaaacacaagagctGTTAAAGGAAGTAATAATTTCCTGTAATGACAATTACTGGATGAGCTCATGTATTAGTTCACGTCTACTTTTCTGCAATCAGATTTGGGTTTTCTCCAGTTGTTTTAAGAGGTGACACAAGGAAGAGCAACATTTACTTGTTAGAGCCATTAAACACTAAAGAGCCTCAAAATTGAAccaatgtacattaaattaaagtatAACTGAGCCGTTGAACCACAGATTTATTGCTATATGTTTTTTGAAGTCACATTCAATTAATATGTTGAGGGTACTTTTCTATTTTCCCCACATATGTGTATGTACTTTCTTTCACATTGTTAGATGAAAAGATTCATATCACCCTTGTGTTTGTCTTCTCAACAGGAGGCTACCGTAAGCAGCTGCTTTGATTAGTTTAACTTAACTTAGTTtaaagaccagaagaaaacagttaGCAAGGATTTATCCTAACACAGCAAAATCCACCAATCATGCTAATTAATTACAGGACCAATCTTGTTAGCTTTAGCAGTGCTGGTAGAAGAATTTTGCTACATTTGGATAGTTTGGGTGTCCCCCCTCTGTTTGCTACCTTTGGATAATTTGGGAGTCCCCCCTCTGTTTGCTACCTTTGGATAGTTTGGGTGTCCCCCCTCTGTTTGCTACCTTTGGATAGTTTGGCTGTCACCCTATGTTTGCTACCTTTGGATAGTTTGGGTGTCCCCCTCTGTTTGCTACCTGGGTGTCCCCCTCTGTTTGATACCTTTGGATAGTTTGGGTGTCCCCCTCTGTTTGCTACCTTTGGATAGTTTGGGTGTCCCCCTCTGTTTGCTACATTTGGATAGTTTGGGTGTCACCCTCTGTTTGCTACATTTGGATAGTTTGGGTGTCCCCCTCTGTTTGCTACCTGGGTGTCCCCCTCTGTTTGCTACCTTTGGATAGTTTGGGTGTCGCCCTCTGTTTGCTACCTGGGTGTCCCCCTCTGTTTGCTACCTTTGGAAAGTTTGGGTGTCCCCCTCTGTTTGCTACCTTTGGATAGTTTGGGTGTCCCCCTCTGTTTGCTACCTTTGGAAAGTTTGGGTGTCCCCCTCTGTTTGCTACCTGGGTGTCCCCCTCTGTTTGCTACCTTTGGATAGTTTGGGTGTCCCCCTCCAGTCTTTATGCTTAGCTAAGCGAACCTCTCTAACCATTTagaactggaaaaaaaaaacgtgtttaTCCCActgttgaaaacaaaaagcaggtTTTGGAGGTGAATTAGTCAGCTTTACTGCGGCTAGAAAAAGGATCATTGCTAGCTTTCGTATCCCCCTCTGTTTCTTGTCTTTATGATTGGCTGGGCTAACCTAGCTTTCTGCTGAGAACATAAATAAGCAAACTTGTAACAACacaaggtgcatttcgaccaagagttgaAGGTCTTTTGAGCCCCCAGAGCTACTTTCCCCGGTACTAAAAGGTTCCTTTGCCCCCAGAGTTGTCTCCGTTGtggagaaaaatatatattttaaaagggaTCTATGAGCTAGTTTAGCCATGTGAAGCTAAAGTAGCTAGCCACTAAGTACATGAATTAGCATTTTTTCTTGAATGTTTAACTATTTGTAAAAGGTACAATATCATGCTTACTCCACTGCTCTGCCTTGCTGTAGATTTTCACTAAGTGAATCTTAATATTAGTCTGTTGTACAAAGGCTGTGATTTATGATACAGAAGTATTAATCTTTTAGCTTGACGGACTTTTGATTTGTCCctgtccaagcggcaacctcaggtctaaaaatatgagttgaatacggaagtgctaaaaactgcagttcatcaaggatccgcttgaggctggctccggaagtaccggaaaccacatacacaccaattcaaaaagacgatctttacagcagaaataaacatgtttacagcctggtacaaaagacgagtgtagcctggatagctggtgaattttttttctaacgtggcaattcggaagatattgagattacgagtcttccaatgagaggcacagctgacttgattgacaggcgggaacactgtagctgttggctaggaggctcaaagcccacctctttacgtcacaatcactcgacagcagcaatatggctgctgccgatgattggtctcaaaacagcgctttagaaacagatgggtgacgtcatggatactacgtccatatttgcAGTCTATGCAGTCTATGATCCCTATGCATTGCTCACACGATACAACTATAACCCAACCCCAAGCTCACTCATGGGGGGATTGTTGCTTAGCACATGGGGTCTCCTTTGAATTAGTACATAGTACCACCTAGCCTaacaaattttaatttaaaagtcaACTATCACTGGAATAATTGCAGTGATAgttgagggttagggttagggttagccctCACAGGTAATTCCCCCCTAACATT contains the following coding sequences:
- the si:ch73-335l21.2 gene encoding E3 ubiquitin-protein ligase RNF152, giving the protein MTEDVVPAPQQGDPAAMAPVPSTTPGEPMDVECPICYQEYNQYNKCPRMLECLHVFCSECLQRIQLCPSDPADPHSPAAIPCPLCRHLTPLEAGDALSLPCNSRILSRLPPGAFRMPVTMSARLATVTQRVVLSLEGDSRDTRFIILPTVSLRVQQMHPDRPYGTAPGLMGEEEVIQQSKKTLFCVQLLAVVFWVLFVITCVVGVVFGPHFLNRKL